In Synechococcus sp. MU1643, a single window of DNA contains:
- the fldA gene encoding flavodoxin FldA, with amino-acid sequence MRFTIVYASATGHTEDIAERLKVLLPGSELKDLDRMDFVKELEESEALICCTPTWNTGSETKRSGTKWDEHIDNIPYLSLKGKPIAIVGLGDSAAFSKYFCDAMEELYKSFESAGGRMIGHVSVEQYIFDDSKSVIDGMFCGLPLDEDNESEKTDERLQSWARLIMKEVII; translated from the coding sequence ATGCGCTTTACCATTGTTTATGCGTCTGCAACTGGTCATACAGAAGACATCGCAGAAAGGCTGAAAGTGCTATTGCCGGGATCAGAATTAAAAGACCTTGATAGAATGGATTTCGTAAAAGAGCTGGAAGAGTCTGAGGCACTTATTTGTTGTACTCCAACGTGGAATACGGGTTCTGAGACCAAGAGATCAGGTACAAAATGGGATGAGCATATTGATAATATTCCTTATTTATCCCTAAAAGGCAAGCCTATTGCAATTGTAGGCTTAGGTGATTCTGCGGCCTTCAGCAAGTATTTCTGTGATGCAATGGAAGAGCTTTATAAATCATTCGAATCTGCAGGAGGTCGGATGATCGGCCATGTATCAGTTGAGCAATATATCTTCGATGATTCTAAAAGCGTTATTGACGGAATGTTCTGCGGCCTACCTTTGGATGAAGATAATGAATCCGAAAAAACCGATGAGCGACTTCAGTCTTGGGCCAGGCTAATTATGAAAGAGGTGATTATATAA
- a CDS encoding phycobilisome rod-core linker polypeptide: MSCDRDRFLESQLRSGSITVRDFIRGLLLSDRFYRGYVECNGNDRVVEQVVGRVLGRPVYGQDEVKSWSIVIAEQGFAAFVDDILESSEYFERFGIDGIPDQVNRILPGRSQGEMPIYQRFPRYGESWRDRLIRDGLMISVDAFNKISRPMTVSRLIYEKPEGRLFKLWLVFLFVLGVGSVSLVLLVFRQMFTI; the protein is encoded by the coding sequence ATGAGTTGTGATCGTGATCGATTTTTAGAATCCCAGCTTAGGTCAGGTTCTATCACCGTAAGAGATTTTATAAGAGGACTACTACTTTCGGATCGTTTTTATAGGGGCTATGTCGAATGCAATGGGAACGATCGAGTAGTTGAGCAGGTCGTAGGCCGTGTCCTTGGTCGTCCTGTCTACGGACAAGATGAAGTGAAATCTTGGTCCATTGTTATTGCTGAACAGGGATTTGCGGCTTTTGTTGATGACATCTTGGAATCTTCTGAGTATTTTGAGAGATTTGGAATTGATGGAATCCCCGATCAAGTAAACCGTATTTTGCCAGGACGCTCTCAAGGAGAGATGCCTATCTATCAGCGATTTCCTCGCTATGGAGAAAGTTGGCGTGATCGACTGATTCGTGATGGATTAATGATCTCTGTAGATGCCTTCAATAAAATCAGTCGGCCAATGACGGTATCCCGTCTGATCTATGAAAAGCCTGAGGGTCGTCTTTTTAAACTTTGGCTTGTTTTCTTGTTTGTTTTAGGCGTTGGAAGTGTTTCCTTGGTTCTTTTAGTCTTCCGCCAGATGTTCACGATTTGA
- a CDS encoding ferredoxin: MYISEKSVKAAFSAKSGNCHGRTGLEPSLGGALREKAVWVDESDCIGCRYCAHVASNTFVMVPETGRCRAVRQDGDTIDRIQEAIDTCPVDCIHWVDFEHRGDGVEI, translated from the coding sequence ATGTACATTTCGGAAAAATCAGTTAAGGCAGCTTTCTCGGCTAAATCAGGTAATTGCCATGGTCGCACTGGGCTAGAGCCATCTTTGGGTGGAGCATTGCGTGAAAAAGCAGTTTGGGTTGATGAGTCTGATTGCATTGGTTGTCGTTACTGTGCACATGTGGCGTCTAATACTTTTGTCATGGTCCCAGAAACAGGTCGTTGCCGTGCTGTTCGACAAGATGGCGATACAATAGATCGAATACAGGAGGCGATTGATACCTGTCCCGTTGATTGTATTCATTGGGTAGACTTTGAACATCGTGGTGACGGCGTAGAGATATGA
- a CDS encoding metallothionein, giving the protein MQTTNHPCACEPCGCCVNPEKAIEKEGKIYCSQPCADGHAGDEQCCSSCSCC; this is encoded by the coding sequence ATGCAAACCACAAACCACCCATGCGCATGTGAACCCTGTGGCTGCTGCGTCAATCCGGAAAAAGCTATCGAGAAAGAAGGCAAGATTTACTGCTCTCAGCCATGTGCTGATGGTCATGCCGGTGATGAGCAATGTTGCTCTAGTTGTAGTTGCTGCTAA
- a CDS encoding high light inducible protein: protein MNSKFGFSSFAETWNGRLAMMGFIIGLGTELLTGQGILSQIGMG, encoded by the coding sequence ATGAACAGCAAGTTCGGCTTCTCGTCTTTCGCTGAAACCTGGAATGGCCGCCTGGCAATGATGGGTTTCATCATTGGTCTTGGCACTGAGCTACTCACCGGTCAAGGGATCCTTTCTCAAATCGGGATGGGGTGA
- a CDS encoding TIGR03894 family protein codes for MAADKELLKEVALELWNTTKKLRPGLPKAPRAQLVLKALLTIGDMSDQLEAAMVLGVIEAQEPDDEPLQGEAAGEDKTVSEEDAKTERETPRVVRKRSSSR; via the coding sequence ATGGCTGCTGACAAGGAACTGCTAAAGGAAGTGGCCCTAGAGCTGTGGAACACCACCAAGAAGCTCCGTCCCGGCCTGCCGAAAGCGCCTCGTGCCCAACTGGTCTTGAAAGCTCTGCTCACCATCGGTGACATGAGCGATCAGCTGGAAGCCGCCATGGTGCTTGGGGTGATTGAAGCGCAGGAACCCGACGATGAGCCCCTGCAGGGAGAAGCGGCCGGCGAAGATAAGACGGTGTCTGAAGAGGATGCCAAAACTGAGCGTGAAACTCCCCGGGTGGTTCGCAAACGCTCTAGCAGCCGCTGA
- a CDS encoding chlorophyll a/b-binding protein has product MKSPQANDSWFQGVAARDIHMEQLKKAERFNGRAAMLGIVIGIITEGLTGAGIVHQIGLGPLVDGYAACRTQFLPFCF; this is encoded by the coding sequence ATGAAATCTCCCCAAGCCAACGATTCTTGGTTCCAGGGTGTCGCCGCCCGCGACATCCATATGGAGCAGCTCAAAAAGGCTGAACGCTTCAACGGCCGTGCCGCCATGCTCGGCATCGTGATCGGAATCATCACCGAAGGGCTCACCGGTGCAGGCATCGTTCACCAGATCGGCTTAGGTCCCCTGGTGGATGGCTATGCCGCCTGCCGCACCCAATTCCTGCCCTTCTGCTTCTGA
- a CDS encoding MBL fold metallo-hydrolase, translating into MTLAATYYGANGWLLEFDDLRVLVDPWLRGSLSFPPGEWLLKGELPCERKVPEKLNLLLLTQGLADHAHPETLALLPKDLPVIGSVTATRVVERLGFTSVQALSPGESTTHQGLQVQASAGAPVPMVENGYLLEHPAGSLYLEPHGFLDPALEPQPLDAVITPMVDLGLPALGAFVKGCSVVPQLVERFRPTTVLASTSGGDVRFGGALSRALQMKGSVASTGAQLPASSRWTDPTPGERLLLKN; encoded by the coding sequence ATGACCCTGGCCGCTACCTACTACGGAGCCAATGGCTGGTTGCTCGAATTCGATGATCTCCGCGTTCTGGTAGATCCCTGGCTGCGCGGCAGCCTGAGTTTCCCCCCGGGAGAATGGCTTCTCAAAGGGGAGCTTCCCTGCGAGCGCAAGGTACCCGAGAAGCTGAACCTGCTACTGCTCACCCAAGGACTCGCGGACCACGCCCATCCGGAAACCTTGGCGTTGCTGCCCAAGGATCTGCCCGTCATTGGATCGGTGACCGCAACACGGGTGGTGGAACGCCTGGGCTTCACCAGCGTGCAAGCCCTCTCCCCCGGAGAAAGCACCACCCACCAGGGCTTGCAGGTGCAGGCCAGCGCCGGTGCACCGGTGCCGATGGTGGAAAACGGTTATCTGCTCGAGCATCCGGCCGGATCGCTCTACCTGGAACCCCATGGTTTTCTCGATCCAGCCCTGGAGCCGCAACCGCTGGATGCCGTGATCACGCCGATGGTGGACCTGGGGTTGCCCGCGCTTGGGGCGTTTGTTAAGGGCTGCTCCGTAGTGCCGCAACTGGTGGAACGCTTCCGACCCACCACGGTGCTCGCCAGCACCTCCGGCGGCGATGTGCGCTTTGGCGGCGCCCTGAGTCGGGCCCTGCAAATGAAAGGATCTGTGGCCAGCACTGGAGCCCAGCTGCCGGCCAGCAGCCGCTGGACCGATCCAACACCGGGGGAACGTCTGCTGCTGAAAAACTGA
- a CDS encoding transcriptional repressor encodes MATRRPSSQINARQKVLLASLQACGDEMSGQQLHRSLEPDQAMGLATVYRNLRQLQQRGLVRCRHLPNGEALYAPLERDRHHLTCVDCGKTQALDHCPIHDLEVPKDGRKGFDLLFHTLEFFGLCSDCRERQQNPS; translated from the coding sequence ATGGCCACTCGCCGCCCTTCCAGCCAGATCAATGCCCGCCAGAAGGTTTTGCTGGCGAGCCTGCAGGCCTGTGGTGATGAGATGAGCGGTCAGCAACTGCACCGCAGCCTGGAGCCCGACCAAGCCATGGGCCTGGCCACGGTGTACCGCAATCTGCGTCAGCTGCAGCAACGTGGGCTGGTGCGCTGCCGCCACCTACCCAATGGAGAAGCTCTCTACGCGCCGCTGGAGCGGGATCGCCACCACCTCACCTGCGTCGATTGCGGCAAGACACAAGCGCTCGACCACTGCCCAATTCACGACCTGGAGGTGCCCAAAGACGGGCGCAAAGGCTTCGATCTCCTGTTTCACACGCTTGAATTCTTCGGTCTCTGCAGCGACTGCCGCGAGCGGCAGCAAAATCCGTCATGA
- a CDS encoding oxidoreductase: MGWSAADIPNQQGRIALITGANSGLGLETARALKRCGATVVLACRSPRKAETAKQDLLQDRNGGAVDLVDLDLADLTSVQRAAATVGERYGCLDLLINNAGVMAPPRRITAQGHELQFGVNHLGHMALTQALLPLLQNRPDPRVVTVTSGAQYFGKIRWDDPSWSKGYDRYGAYGQSKLANVMFALELDARLREQDSPIRSLAAHPGVARTELQPTAIASVGNRFEALAYRLMDPLFQSACMGALPQLHAATAATAQGGEHYGPEQFGGLRGAPTLCRVAPGASQSAERRRLWSLSEQLIGG, encoded by the coding sequence ATGGGTTGGTCCGCGGCTGACATCCCGAACCAGCAAGGGCGCATTGCCCTGATCACTGGGGCCAACAGCGGTTTGGGCCTTGAAACCGCGCGCGCCTTGAAACGCTGCGGGGCCACTGTGGTGCTGGCGTGCCGCAGCCCCCGCAAAGCCGAGACGGCCAAACAAGACTTGCTTCAAGACCGGAACGGAGGAGCGGTGGATCTGGTGGACCTGGATCTGGCGGACCTGACCAGCGTGCAAAGGGCGGCGGCCACCGTGGGCGAGCGCTACGGCTGCCTTGATCTGCTGATCAACAACGCAGGTGTGATGGCACCGCCGCGTCGCATCACCGCCCAGGGGCATGAACTGCAGTTCGGGGTAAATCACCTGGGGCACATGGCCCTGACCCAGGCCCTGCTGCCGCTGCTGCAGAACCGGCCCGATCCCCGCGTGGTGACGGTGACCTCCGGGGCGCAGTACTTCGGCAAGATCCGCTGGGATGACCCCAGTTGGAGCAAGGGTTACGACCGCTATGGGGCCTATGGCCAAAGCAAACTTGCCAACGTGATGTTTGCCCTCGAGCTGGATGCACGCCTGCGCGAGCAGGACAGCCCCATCCGCTCCTTGGCGGCCCATCCCGGCGTCGCGCGCACGGAACTCCAACCCACCGCGATCGCCAGCGTCGGCAACCGCTTCGAGGCCCTGGCCTACCGGCTGATGGATCCCCTTTTTCAGAGCGCCTGCATGGGTGCACTGCCGCAACTGCATGCCGCCACCGCGGCAACGGCGCAGGGTGGCGAGCACTACGGCCCTGAGCAGTTCGGCGGATTGCGGGGTGCACCGACGCTCTGCCGAGTTGCCCCAGGAGCAAGCCAATCCGCCGAACGACGGCGACTCTGGAGCTTGAGCGAGCAGCTAATCGGTGGCTGA
- a CDS encoding class I SAM-dependent methyltransferase gives MAELAGLHQLELRQQDLLSDPWPEESFDLIWFRWVAMFLPQLEPILTGVSQCIAPGGRWLLHEYVHWDTFGLHPHGQAIQRIGKAC, from the coding sequence ATGGCAGAGCTGGCCGGCTTGCATCAACTGGAGCTCCGCCAACAAGATTTACTCAGCGATCCCTGGCCGGAGGAATCCTTCGATCTGATCTGGTTCCGCTGGGTGGCCATGTTCTTGCCCCAATTGGAGCCCATCCTTACTGGTGTGTCCCAATGCATCGCACCGGGCGGCCGTTGGCTCCTCCATGAATACGTTCACTGGGACACCTTCGGGCTGCATCCCCACGGGCAGGCGATTCAGCGGATTGGCAAGGCCTGTTAA
- a CDS encoding class I SAM-dependent methyltransferase: MPETPYLLGTHTEELERLRFQHTLWRPIAQAAWQRAGLQKGQSVLDLGAGPGFAAADLADVVGAQGRVLGLERSED, encoded by the coding sequence ATGCCGGAGACCCCCTATCTGCTCGGAACGCACACCGAGGAGCTTGAACGCCTGCGCTTTCAGCACACCCTCTGGCGCCCGATTGCACAAGCCGCCTGGCAGCGCGCCGGGCTTCAAAAGGGTCAGTCCGTCCTCGACCTAGGGGCGGGGCCAGGTTTCGCTGCAGCAGATTTGGCCGACGTTGTGGGTGCCCAAGGTCGCGTCCTGGGGTTGGAGCGCAGTGAGGATTAA
- a CDS encoding protein phosphatase, with the protein MDSADATGLQATLFDFSIAELVRQHRESFQPLWTAESWVKLLIWLSLNCGSSGDEAGMARFVEALGPSLTTRMRRVFFERELEALDLQVMADPAEQQVLVLPMGPGVPLDLERAATVIEQVQLQGHVVADQARWQQLDAVVAIPRLEAAA; encoded by the coding sequence ATGGATTCCGCTGATGCCACTGGCCTGCAGGCCACGCTGTTTGATTTTTCAATTGCTGAGCTGGTGCGGCAACACCGAGAGAGCTTCCAACCCCTGTGGACGGCAGAAAGTTGGGTGAAGCTGCTGATTTGGTTGTCGCTGAATTGCGGCAGCTCCGGGGATGAAGCCGGCATGGCCCGTTTCGTCGAGGCGCTTGGACCAAGCCTCACCACCCGGATGCGGCGGGTGTTCTTTGAGCGGGAGCTGGAGGCCCTCGATCTTCAGGTGATGGCCGATCCGGCTGAGCAGCAGGTGCTGGTGCTGCCGATGGGCCCGGGTGTTCCCCTTGATCTGGAGCGTGCTGCCACGGTGATTGAGCAAGTGCAGTTGCAGGGCCATGTGGTGGCTGACCAAGCGCGTTGGCAGCAGCTCGATGCTGTGGTGGCGATTCCTCGTTTGGAGGCTGCGGCATGA
- a CDS encoding 2OG-Fe(II) oxygenase: MNLIGRYSNPGYVSVADAVCEFFDRRGDLQRPGVAFGPEGEGEPAKQSTDISLVAIDRSEPESFALSQLILRGVMAGLERYLKERPLFRQCCPQQSLYVNPIFNLQHYAPGEGFKRWHCDWTISDEATEPVHRVLAWILYCNDVDEAGTEFHWQDHHEPAERGKLVIFPAGPSHIHRGRINESASKLIATGWINAGRQEDYLRRLAR; this comes from the coding sequence ATGAACCTGATCGGGCGCTACAGCAATCCCGGTTACGTCTCGGTAGCGGATGCGGTGTGTGAATTCTTCGACCGCCGGGGCGATTTGCAGCGGCCTGGCGTGGCCTTCGGGCCCGAGGGTGAGGGGGAACCGGCGAAGCAGAGCACCGACATCAGCCTGGTGGCGATTGATCGCTCAGAACCCGAATCCTTCGCCCTCTCGCAACTGATTCTGCGTGGGGTCATGGCCGGCTTGGAGCGCTATCTCAAGGAGCGGCCGCTGTTCCGGCAGTGCTGCCCGCAGCAGAGCCTTTATGTGAATCCGATCTTCAACCTCCAGCACTACGCCCCGGGGGAAGGGTTCAAGCGTTGGCACTGCGATTGGACCATCAGTGATGAGGCCACCGAACCCGTGCACCGGGTGCTGGCTTGGATTCTTTATTGCAACGATGTTGATGAGGCCGGCACTGAGTTCCACTGGCAGGACCATCACGAACCGGCGGAGCGGGGCAAGTTGGTGATCTTTCCCGCTGGTCCGTCCCACATCCACCGCGGACGGATCAATGAGAGCGCTAGCAAGTTGATCGCCACTGGTTGGATCAATGCCGGACGCCAGGAGGACTACCTACGGCGTCTCGCCCGCTGA
- a CDS encoding valine--tRNA ligase, whose translation MPELAKTYDPVGTEARWQQAWEDRGAFHPDPKAPGEPFSVVIPPPNVTGSLHMGHAFNTALIDTIVRYQRLAGKNVLCLPGTDHASIAVQTILEKQLKQEGKTRYGLGREAFLERAWQWKAESGGRIVGQLRRLGYSVDWKRQRFTLDEGLSEAVKEAFVRLHEQGLIYRGEYLVNWCPASGSAVSDLEVEMKEVDGHLWHFRYPLSSGDGHLEVATTRPETMLGDTGVAVNPTDERYAHLVGQTLTLPFVGREIPIVADDHVEKEFGTGCVKVTPAHDPNDFAIGQRHGLPQITVMRKNGTMNKEAGQFEGLDRFEARKAVVAGLEELGLLVKVEDYRHSVPYSDRGKVPVEPLLSTQWFVKTEPLAARCREALEEQDPRFIPERWEKVYRDWLTDIRDWCISRQLWWGHRIPAWFVISETGGKYTDTTPYVVARNEAEALEKAKAEYGVAAEIEQDEDVLDTWFSSGLWPFSTLGWPDADSADLQRWYPTSTLVTGFDIIFFWVARMTMMAGAFTGEMPFQDVYIHGLVRDEQNRKMSKSAGNGIDPLLLIERYGTDALRFALVREVAGAGQDIRLDYDRKKDTSATVEASRNFANKLWNATRFALMNLGGETPAQLGAPDPAALQLADHWILSRLARVNRETAERYSSYGLGEAAKGLYEFAWNDVCDWYLELSKRRLNPGENPSAEALTDQRVAKQVLAKVISQMHLMLHPLMPHLTEELWHSVTGEPETTFLALQPWPAMDESALDDALEASFAELIGAIRVVRNLRAVAGLKPSQSVPVRFVTGRGELAAVLSNGMADITALTRAESVAVMAPAEADAAPVAKALAGVSGELQVLLPIEGLVDLEALKGRLEKDIAKAEKEIKGLAGRLGNPNFADKAPPEVVAECQANLDEKQAQADLARKRLADLS comes from the coding sequence GTGCCCGAACTGGCCAAGACCTATGACCCGGTTGGCACGGAGGCCCGCTGGCAGCAGGCCTGGGAAGACCGGGGAGCGTTTCATCCCGACCCGAAGGCCCCCGGTGAACCGTTCTCCGTGGTGATCCCGCCGCCGAACGTCACCGGCAGCTTGCACATGGGCCATGCCTTCAACACGGCCCTGATCGACACGATCGTGCGCTATCAGCGCCTGGCGGGGAAGAACGTGCTCTGCCTGCCCGGTACCGACCACGCCTCGATCGCGGTGCAGACGATCCTCGAGAAGCAGCTCAAGCAGGAGGGCAAGACCCGCTATGGTCTTGGCCGTGAGGCATTCCTCGAGCGGGCCTGGCAGTGGAAGGCCGAAAGCGGTGGCCGCATCGTGGGCCAGCTTCGGCGGTTGGGGTATTCCGTTGATTGGAAGCGCCAGCGCTTCACCCTTGATGAGGGCCTGAGTGAGGCGGTGAAGGAGGCCTTTGTGCGCTTGCACGAGCAGGGGCTGATTTACCGCGGTGAGTACCTGGTGAACTGGTGCCCCGCCTCCGGTTCGGCGGTGAGCGATCTGGAGGTGGAGATGAAGGAGGTGGACGGCCACCTCTGGCATTTCCGCTATCCGCTCAGCAGCGGCGACGGCCACCTGGAGGTGGCCACCACCCGGCCCGAAACGATGCTGGGCGACACGGGGGTGGCGGTGAACCCCACCGATGAGCGCTACGCCCACCTGGTGGGCCAGACCCTGACGCTGCCGTTCGTGGGGCGGGAGATTCCGATCGTGGCTGACGACCACGTGGAGAAGGAGTTCGGCACCGGCTGCGTCAAGGTGACGCCGGCCCACGACCCCAACGATTTCGCCATCGGCCAGCGCCACGGTCTGCCCCAGATCACGGTGATGCGCAAGAACGGCACGATGAACAAGGAGGCCGGCCAGTTCGAGGGGTTGGATCGCTTCGAGGCCCGCAAGGCTGTGGTGGCTGGCCTGGAGGAGCTGGGGCTGCTGGTGAAGGTGGAGGACTACCGCCACAGCGTTCCCTATTCCGATCGCGGCAAGGTGCCGGTGGAGCCGCTGCTCTCCACCCAGTGGTTTGTCAAAACCGAGCCCCTGGCGGCTCGCTGCCGTGAGGCCCTCGAGGAGCAGGACCCACGCTTCATACCCGAGCGCTGGGAGAAGGTTTATCGCGACTGGCTCACCGACATCCGCGACTGGTGCATCAGCCGTCAGCTCTGGTGGGGCCATCGCATCCCCGCCTGGTTCGTGATCAGCGAGACCGGCGGCAAGTACACCGACACCACGCCCTACGTGGTGGCCCGCAACGAAGCCGAAGCCCTGGAGAAGGCAAAGGCGGAGTATGGCGTGGCGGCGGAGATCGAGCAGGACGAAGACGTGCTCGACACCTGGTTCTCCAGTGGCTTGTGGCCCTTCTCCACCTTGGGTTGGCCTGATGCCGATAGCGCGGACCTGCAGCGCTGGTACCCCACCAGCACCCTGGTAACGGGCTTCGACATCATCTTTTTCTGGGTGGCCCGGATGACGATGATGGCCGGCGCCTTCACCGGCGAGATGCCTTTCCAGGACGTCTACATCCACGGTCTGGTGCGGGATGAGCAGAACCGCAAGATGAGCAAGAGCGCCGGCAACGGCATCGATCCGCTGCTGTTGATCGAGCGCTACGGCACCGATGCCTTGCGCTTCGCCTTGGTGCGGGAGGTGGCCGGTGCGGGGCAGGACATCCGTCTGGACTACGACCGCAAGAAGGACACCTCCGCCACGGTGGAGGCCTCGCGAAACTTCGCCAACAAGCTCTGGAACGCCACCCGCTTCGCGCTGATGAACCTGGGCGGTGAAACGCCGGCCCAACTCGGCGCCCCCGACCCCGCAGCCCTGCAGTTGGCGGACCATTGGATCCTCTCCCGCCTGGCCCGGGTGAACCGGGAGACGGCCGAGCGCTACAGCAGCTATGGCCTGGGTGAAGCGGCCAAGGGGCTTTACGAGTTCGCCTGGAACGACGTCTGCGATTGGTATCTGGAACTGAGCAAGCGCCGGCTCAATCCCGGTGAGAACCCCTCAGCCGAGGCCCTTACTGATCAGCGGGTGGCCAAGCAGGTGCTTGCCAAGGTGATCAGCCAGATGCACCTAATGCTGCATCCGCTGATGCCCCACCTCACCGAAGAGCTCTGGCACAGCGTCACCGGCGAGCCGGAGACCACCTTCCTGGCGTTGCAGCCCTGGCCGGCGATGGATGAAAGCGCTCTGGATGATGCCTTGGAAGCCTCTTTCGCTGAGCTGATTGGTGCCATCCGTGTGGTGCGCAACCTGCGCGCGGTGGCGGGTCTCAAGCCCTCCCAATCAGTGCCGGTGCGTTTCGTTACCGGCCGTGGCGAGCTGGCGGCGGTGCTGAGCAACGGCATGGCTGACATCACGGCGTTGACGCGGGCGGAGTCGGTGGCGGTGATGGCGCCGGCGGAGGCCGATGCGGCTCCAGTGGCCAAGGCACTGGCGGGTGTGAGCGGTGAGCTGCAGGTGTTGCTGCCGATCGAAGGCCTGGTCGATCTCGAAGCTCTTAAGGGGCGCCTGGAGAAAGACATCGCTAAGGCCGAGAAGGAGATCAAGGGCCTGGCGGGCCGGCTGGGGAATCCCAACTTCGCCGACAAGGCCCCGCCGGAGGTTGTGGCGGAATGCCAGGCCAACCTCGATGAGAAGCAGGCCCAGGCCGATCTGGCGCGTAAGCGCTTGGCGGATCTGAGCTGA
- a CDS encoding ATP-binding cassette domain-containing protein → MIQVEGLSKIYRVAEKQPGLAGTLRHFVRRRTRDVTAVQDVSFRIEPGEMVGFLGANGAGKTTTLKMLCGLIHPSTGEVQVAGHRPQRRQADFLRRITLVMGQKQQLLWDLPPMDSLRVNAAVYGIPDGVAQRRINELADLLELGEELTRPVRKLSLGQRMKAELLAALLHEPEVLFLDEPTLGLDVNAQARVRQFLAEYNRRTGATVLLTSHYMADITALCPRVLLIHQGRLFHDGPLEALADQLAPEREVRLELESPVEADALAGLGRLEQLKGCDVRLLVPRDQLTAVVAQLLDRLPVRDLDVTDPPIEELIGGLFRQGRV, encoded by the coding sequence GTGATTCAGGTTGAGGGGCTGAGCAAGATCTACCGGGTTGCCGAGAAGCAGCCCGGGTTGGCCGGCACCCTGCGCCATTTCGTCCGCCGTCGCACGCGGGATGTGACGGCTGTGCAGGACGTCTCCTTTCGGATCGAGCCCGGCGAGATGGTGGGCTTTCTCGGTGCCAACGGAGCCGGCAAAACCACCACCTTGAAGATGCTTTGCGGCTTGATCCACCCCAGCACCGGGGAGGTGCAAGTAGCGGGGCACCGGCCCCAGCGCCGTCAGGCGGATTTCCTGCGCCGGATCACCCTGGTAATGGGGCAGAAGCAGCAGCTGCTCTGGGACCTGCCGCCGATGGATTCGCTGCGGGTGAATGCTGCCGTGTATGGCATCCCGGATGGTGTGGCCCAACGGCGGATCAACGAGCTGGCCGATCTGCTGGAGCTTGGGGAGGAACTCACCCGGCCGGTGCGCAAGCTTTCCCTGGGTCAGCGGATGAAGGCCGAACTCTTGGCGGCGCTGCTGCACGAGCCAGAGGTGTTGTTCCTCGATGAACCGACCCTGGGGCTGGATGTGAATGCCCAGGCCCGGGTGCGGCAGTTCCTGGCGGAATACAACCGCCGCACGGGGGCAACGGTGTTGCTCACCAGCCACTACATGGCTGACATCACGGCGCTGTGTCCCCGAGTGCTGCTGATTCACCAGGGGCGGTTATTCCACGACGGTCCCCTTGAGGCGCTGGCTGATCAATTGGCGCCGGAGCGGGAGGTGCGGTTGGAGTTGGAATCCCCGGTGGAAGCGGATGCCTTGGCTGGGTTAGGGCGTCTGGAGCAGTTGAAGGGTTGTGATGTGCGGCTGCTAGTGCCCCGCGACCAGCTCACCGCCGTGGTGGCGCAGCTGCTGGATCGCTTGCCTGTGCGCGATCTAGATGTGACCGATCCACCGATCGAAGAACTAATCGGTGGGCTGTTCCGGCAGGGGCGCGTCTGA